In Osmerus eperlanus chromosome 17, fOsmEpe2.1, whole genome shotgun sequence, a single genomic region encodes these proteins:
- the LOC134038117 gene encoding piggyBac transposable element-derived protein 4-like, translating to MARDFSALQVLQQMFANIEQSESEEEAEDVVSEEEEEDGQEYDAVNHDDDGAVAADQAPQIDRDTFLSKNGQIEWRSIAYRRNPRLLSQRDSTERTPRGPTAYAVSHAHDIVSAFLLFVTPQIERVILDVTNREGYLKRGEEWKAMDATDLRAYIGLLILAGVYKSRGEAAASLWDAQSGRVIFRATMQLKLFYTYSTLIRFDDRGTRAARRATDKLAAIREVWDMWVERLPRLYDPGPELTVDEQLLAFRGRCPFKQYMPSKPAKYGIKSWVACDAKSSYAWKMQVYTGKQMDGVPERNQGMRVVLDVTEGLKDRNVTCDNFFTSYELGRELMATRNMTVVGTVRKNRAELPSELLTTKTRRVLSSQFAFTPTTTLVSYLAKKNKNVLLMSTRHTDAEISDRNDGKPTIVLDYNLNKGGVDNLDKVITAYSCKRKTARWPLVIFSNIVDVSSYNAFVIWREVNPNWMPRKRNKRRFFLEQLGRALVTPLIERRRCLPRTGAAAAVVKDLRMASCRDPPPQRRPGEDGAAAAAAAATAASSSAGPTWASAKERFPLTLDDPRECVQKTEQLSRVQKRALLKPQRC from the exons ATGGCTCGGGATTTCAGTGCGCTGCAagttctacagcagatgtttgcCAACATCGAGCAAAGTGAGTCTGAAGAGGAGGCcgaggatgt tgtgtcagaagaggaagaggaagacgggCAAGAGTATGACGCAGTCAACCACGACGACGACGGTGCCGTCGCCGCCGACCAAGCCCCTCAAATCGACAGAGATACTTTCTTGTCGAAAAACGGCCAAATTGAATGGCGTTCGATTGCGTATCGGAGGAATCCGAGGCTGCTGTCGCAACGTGACAGTACGGAGAGGACCCCCAGAGGACCCACAGCTTACGCCGTTTCCCACGCTCACGACATCGTCTCCGCATTTTTACtctttgtcacgccacaaatcgaaagagtaatcttggacgtgacaaatcgggaaggttatctgaaacgcggagaggagtggaaagccATGGACGCCACTGACCTACGTGCCTACATAGGGCTGCTAATCCTGGCAGGGGTGTACAAGTCCCGAGGCGAAGCGGCCGCCAGTCTATGGGACGCGCAAAGCGGCAGAGTGATTTTCCGCGCTACCATGCAGCTGAAACTCTTCTACACCTATTCGACGTTGATACGATTTGACGACCGTGGGACACGAGCGGCGAGACGCGCGACGGACAAGTTGGCGGCGATAAGAGAGGTCTGGGATATGTGGGTAGAGAGATTACCACGCCTCTACGACCCAGGGCCCGAATTGACCGTGGACGAACAACTGCTCGCGTTCAGAGGACGGTGTCCTTTCAAGCAGTACATGCCAAGCAAACCGGCGAAATACGGCATCAAGTCGTGGGTGGCGTGCGATGCAAAATCAAGCTACGCTTGGAAGATGCAAGTCTACACCGGGAAGCAGATGGACGGAGTCCCGGAGAGGAACCAGGGGATGCGCGTCGTGCTCGACGTGACAGAGGGCCTGAAGGATCGCAATGTGACGTGTGACAATTTCTTCACCTCTTACGAACTCGGACGAGAGCTCATGGCGACGAGAAACATGACCGTGGTTGGCACCGTGCGAAAGAACAGGGCCGAGCTGCCGTCCGAGCTGCTGACGACGAAGACGCGACGGGTGCTGTCGTCGCAGTTCGCCTTCACTCCAACCACCACTCTGGTTTCCTACCTCGCGAAGAAAAATAAGAACGTTTTACTCAtgagcacacgccacacagacgCTGAAATCAGTGACAGAAACGACGGCAAACCGACCATCGTCCTGGATTATAATTTGAACAAAGGCGGAGTCGACAATCTGGATAAGGTCATCACGGCCTACAGCTGTAAAAGGAAGACGGCCCGCTGGCCCCTCGTCATCTTCAGCAACATCGTTGACGTCTCCTCCTACAACGCCtttgtgatatggagagaggtCAACCCCAACTGGATGCCGCGTAAGCGCAACAAGAGAAGGTTTTTCCTCGAGCAACTCGGAAGGGCCCTCGTGACTCCGCTGATCGAAAGAAGACGATGTCTGCCCCGCACTGGAGCTGCTGCCGCGGTTGTGAAAGATCTACGGATGGCCAGCTGTCGCGATCCGCCTCCTCAACGGCGACCCGGAGAGGATGGCGCAGCGGCAGCGGCAGCAGCCGCCACCGCCGCCTCCTCATCGGCAGGACCGAC CTGGGCTTCGGCCAAGGAGAGGTTCCCGTTGACCCTGGACGACCCGCGGGAGTGTGTGCAGAAGACTGAACAACTCAGTCGAGTGCAGAAGAGGGCTTTGCTCAAGCCACAGCGCTGCTAA